A section of the Burkholderia mallei ATCC 23344 genome encodes:
- a CDS encoding zinc-binding dehydrogenase yields the protein MPQLADALALGGIVIEYGALAAEQAPFPLFAVLGKRLSVHGYRYKRVGGDPAKLDAATRFVLDGLASGALKPTLDRVFPLDRIADAHRYPESNEQFGEIAVTV from the coding sequence CTGCCGCAACTGGCCGATGCGCTCGCGCTCGGCGGCATCGTGATCGAATACGGCGCGCTCGCCGCCGAACAGGCGCCCTTCCCGCTGTTCGCGGTGCTCGGCAAGAGGCTGAGCGTGCACGGCTACCGGTACAAGCGCGTCGGCGGCGATCCGGCGAAGCTCGACGCCGCGACGCGCTTCGTGCTCGACGGGCTCGCGTCGGGCGCGCTCAAGCCGACGCTCGACCGCGTGTTCCCGCTCGACCGGATCGCCGACGCCCACCGCTATCCGGAATCGAACGAACAGTTCGGCGAGATCGCCGTCACGGTGTAA
- a CDS encoding IS1182-like element ISBma2 family transposase yields the protein MLKTPMPTQHELEMVTLEELVPKDHLLRQIDAAVDFEFIRAKVAHLYCADNGRPALDPVVMFKLLFIGYLFGVRSERQLMREVQVNVAYRWFARFRLTDKVPDASTFSQNRRRRFTDTTVYQEIFDEIVRQAIKRGLVDGRVLYTDSTHLKANANKGKFDVVKLEQTPAAYTEALNAAVDADRAAHGRKPLDRDDDEPPSSKDTKLSRTDPDSGYMVRDDKPKGFFYLDHRTVDAKHAIITDTHVTPASVHDSQPYLDRLDRQRERFEFKVEAVGLDAGYFTPAVCQGLEERGIAGVMGYRTPNHKPGMFYKRQFKYDAYRNEYVCPQGQALPYSTTNRLGYREYKSNAQICGRCPVRSQCTNSAIAVKVVTRHVWERAKERVDARRLTEWGQRIYARRKQTVERSFADAKQLHGHRYARMRGLRKVAEQCLLAAAAQNIKKIAMLLARKRKKGPAGPDWRFVRMLLRLVSGLRCSFDYPLAANPQS from the coding sequence ATGCTGAAGACGCCCATGCCCACGCAGCACGAACTCGAGATGGTGACGCTCGAGGAACTCGTGCCGAAGGACCACCTGCTGCGCCAGATCGATGCGGCGGTGGATTTCGAGTTCATCCGCGCGAAGGTGGCGCATCTGTATTGCGCGGACAACGGGCGGCCGGCGCTCGATCCCGTGGTGATGTTCAAGCTGTTGTTCATCGGCTACCTGTTCGGGGTGCGCAGCGAGCGGCAACTGATGCGTGAGGTCCAGGTCAACGTCGCCTATCGCTGGTTCGCCCGGTTCCGGCTGACCGACAAGGTGCCGGATGCGTCAACGTTCTCGCAGAATCGCCGCCGACGCTTCACGGACACGACGGTGTATCAGGAGATCTTCGACGAGATCGTGCGGCAGGCGATCAAGCGCGGGCTGGTCGACGGTCGGGTGCTGTACACGGACAGCACGCACCTGAAGGCGAACGCGAACAAAGGCAAGTTCGATGTGGTAAAGCTGGAGCAGACGCCGGCCGCCTACACGGAGGCATTGAACGCGGCAGTGGATGCGGACCGGGCCGCGCATGGCAGGAAGCCGCTGGATCGCGACGACGATGAGCCGCCGTCTAGCAAGGACACCAAGCTCAGCCGGACCGATCCGGACAGCGGCTACATGGTGCGGGACGACAAGCCGAAGGGGTTCTTCTATCTGGACCACCGCACGGTGGATGCCAAGCACGCGATCATCACCGATACGCATGTGACGCCGGCCTCGGTGCATGACAGCCAGCCGTATCTGGATCGGCTGGATCGCCAGCGCGAGCGCTTTGAGTTCAAGGTCGAGGCGGTGGGGCTGGATGCGGGCTACTTCACGCCGGCGGTGTGCCAGGGGCTGGAGGAGCGAGGGATTGCCGGGGTGATGGGCTATCGCACGCCGAACCACAAGCCGGGCATGTTCTACAAACGGCAGTTCAAGTACGACGCGTATCGCAACGAATACGTGTGCCCGCAGGGGCAGGCCCTGCCGTACAGCACGACCAATCGGCTCGGCTATCGGGAATACAAATCCAATGCGCAGATCTGCGGGCGCTGCCCGGTACGATCGCAGTGCACGAACAGTGCGATCGCGGTGAAGGTGGTAACGCGCCACGTGTGGGAGCGCGCCAAGGAGCGGGTGGACGCGCGGCGCTTGACCGAATGGGGCCAACGCATTTACGCGCGGCGCAAGCAGACGGTGGAGCGCAGCTTCGCCGATGCCAAGCAGCTGCATGGGCACCGTTATGCCCGTATGCGTGGGCTACGCAAGGTGGCCGAGCAGTGCTTGCTGGCCGCGGCGGCACAGAACATCAAGAAGATTGCGATGCTGCTGGCGCGGAAGCGGAAAAAGGGGCCAGCGGGTCCCGATTGGCGCTTCGTGCGCATGCTGCTGCGTCTGGTGAGCGGTTTGCGCTGCAGCTTCGACTACCCGCTCGCGGCGAACCCGCAATCCTGA
- a CDS encoding NAD(P)-dependent alcohol dehydrogenase, translated as MSTTYAYAATSATTPLAPFEFARRALRDLDVQIEILYCGVCHSDLHQARNEWKNTTYPVVPGHEIVGRVTAVGAQVTRFEAGELVGVGCLVDSCRTCPSCAQGLEQYCENGFVGTYNGRDRATGDITYGGYSTQIVVDEAFVLRVPDTLDPAGAAPLLCAGITTYSPLRQWGAGPGKKVGIVGLGGLGHMGVKLARAMGAHVVLFTTSPSKIEDGKRLGAHEVVISKDEAQMNAHLNSFDFILNTVAAQHDLNPFIGLLKLDGTMTLVGAPEHDHPSPRVFNLIYKRRRLAGSLIGGIAETQEMLDFCAQHGITSDIEVIPMSQINAAYERMLTSDVKYRFVIDIGSIRPQRAA; from the coding sequence ATGAGCACGACTTACGCTTACGCGGCAACGAGCGCCACCACGCCGCTCGCGCCGTTCGAATTTGCGCGCCGCGCGCTGCGCGATCTCGATGTGCAGATCGAGATCCTTTACTGCGGCGTTTGCCACTCCGATCTCCACCAGGCCCGCAACGAGTGGAAGAACACGACTTATCCGGTCGTGCCGGGCCATGAAATCGTCGGCCGCGTGACGGCGGTCGGCGCGCAGGTCACGCGCTTCGAAGCGGGCGAGCTCGTCGGCGTGGGCTGCCTCGTCGATTCGTGCCGCACGTGCCCGAGCTGCGCGCAAGGGCTCGAGCAGTATTGCGAGAACGGTTTCGTCGGCACCTACAACGGCCGCGACCGCGCAACCGGCGACATCACGTACGGCGGCTATTCGACGCAGATCGTCGTCGACGAAGCGTTCGTGCTGCGCGTGCCCGACACGCTCGACCCGGCGGGCGCGGCGCCCCTTCTCTGCGCGGGCATCACGACGTATTCGCCGCTGCGCCAGTGGGGCGCCGGGCCCGGCAAGAAGGTCGGCATCGTCGGCCTGGGCGGCCTGGGCCACATGGGCGTGAAGCTCGCACGCGCGATGGGCGCGCACGTCGTGCTGTTCACGACGTCGCCGTCGAAGATCGAGGACGGCAAGCGGCTCGGCGCGCACGAGGTCGTGATCTCGAAGGACGAGGCGCAGATGAACGCGCATCTGAACAGCTTCGACTTCATCCTGAACACGGTCGCCGCGCAGCACGATCTGAATCCGTTCATCGGCCTGCTGAAGCTCGACGGCACGATGACGCTCGTCGGCGCGCCGGAGCACGATCATCCGTCGCCGCGCGTGTTCAACCTGATCTACAAGCGCCGCCGCCTCGCGGGATCGCTGATCGGCGGGATTGCCGAGACACAGGAAATGCTCGATTTCTGCGCGCAGCACGGCATCACGTCGGACATCGAAGTGATTCCGATGTCGCAGATCAACGCGGCCTACGAGCGGATGCTGACGAGCGACGTGAAATATCGGTTCGTGATCGACATCGGATCGATCAGGCCGCAGCGCGCGGCGTGA
- a CDS encoding ISL3-like element ISBma1 family transposase, protein MLDRKALQALGCWTGYRLERVEWPQGDSRTLSLYLKPVSQIMYCEQCGARCQQIHETTVRRVRDLPLFEYRVVLHVPRRRVWCERCGAARLEKLDWLGRYQRVTQRFAKACEKLLQAASVQAVAAFYDLGWHTVKSIDKMRLRARVAEPDWSTIRYLAMDEFALHKGHRYATVVVDPIGRQVLWVGPGRSRETARAFFEQLPEGVAERIEAVAIDMTTAYELEIKEQCPQAEIVFDLYHVVAKYGREVIDRVRVDQANQLRHDKPARKVLKSSRWLLLRNRHNLKPEQAVHLKELLAANQSLLCVYVLRDELKRLWFYRKPACAEKAWGQWFEQAQQSGIAALQKFAQRLQGYWHGIVARCRHPLNTSVVEGINNTIKVIKRRAYGYRDEQYFFLKIRAAFPGIPR, encoded by the coding sequence TTGCTCGATCGCAAGGCACTTCAGGCACTAGGTTGCTGGACAGGCTATCGGCTGGAGCGGGTGGAGTGGCCGCAGGGCGATAGCCGCACGCTGTCGCTCTACCTGAAGCCGGTCAGTCAGATCATGTACTGCGAGCAATGCGGTGCGCGTTGCCAGCAGATTCATGAAACGACCGTACGGCGGGTACGTGATCTGCCGTTGTTCGAGTACCGGGTGGTGCTGCACGTGCCTCGACGCCGAGTCTGGTGCGAACGCTGCGGCGCAGCGCGGCTGGAGAAGCTGGACTGGCTGGGCCGCTACCAGCGGGTGACGCAGCGGTTTGCCAAGGCCTGCGAGAAGTTGCTGCAGGCCGCCAGCGTACAGGCCGTGGCGGCCTTCTACGATCTGGGCTGGCACACGGTCAAATCGATCGACAAGATGCGCTTGCGCGCGCGCGTGGCCGAACCGGACTGGTCGACGATCCGTTATCTGGCGATGGACGAGTTCGCGCTCCATAAAGGCCATCGCTACGCCACGGTGGTGGTTGATCCGATCGGCCGACAGGTCCTCTGGGTTGGGCCCGGACGGTCACGCGAGACGGCGCGCGCCTTCTTCGAACAACTCCCCGAAGGCGTGGCCGAGCGCATCGAAGCGGTCGCAATCGACATGACCACGGCCTATGAGCTGGAGATCAAGGAACAGTGCCCGCAGGCGGAAATCGTCTTTGACCTGTACCACGTCGTGGCCAAGTACGGTCGCGAGGTGATCGATCGGGTACGGGTGGATCAGGCCAACCAACTGCGACATGACAAGCCGGCCCGCAAGGTTCTGAAGTCCAGTCGCTGGTTGCTGCTGCGCAACCGTCATAACCTGAAGCCAGAACAGGCCGTGCATCTGAAGGAACTGCTGGCGGCCAATCAGTCGCTGTTATGCGTCTATGTGCTGCGCGACGAGCTCAAACGGCTCTGGTTCTACCGCAAGCCGGCCTGCGCGGAAAAGGCTTGGGGGCAATGGTTCGAACAGGCTCAGCAAAGCGGGATCGCCGCCTTGCAAAAGTTCGCCCAGCGCTTGCAGGGTTACTGGCACGGAATCGTGGCCCGCTGCCGCCATCCGCTCAATACCAGCGTCGTCGAAGGCATCAACAACACGATCAAGGTCATCAAGCGCCGCGCTTACGGGTACCGCGACGAGCAATACTTCTTCCTCAAGATCCGCGCCGCGTTCCCCGGGATTCCGCGATGA
- a CDS encoding AraC family transcriptional regulator, producing the protein MSFEPLFADGGARLQRRILALFGQLAPNEGYTHAAIDGVRFIRSNRPVPRMPVLYDPSIVVVCQGRKRGYVGEQSFVYDAQQYLVLSVPLPFECETFATPDEPFLAISIRIDLAVIAELAILLDETHGASVSEPRGIYSTPLDAPLADAVLRLLEALASPADTRVLGPAIMREIGYRVLTGAQGDAIRAALAQQHHFGRVARALRRIHADLSGELDVETLASEAGMSLAVFHAQFKSVTATSPMQYVKATRLHHARLMMVQDGLNAGAAAARVGYASASQFSREFKRLFGRSPSDEVRWVQAGGRQPVALEAGE; encoded by the coding sequence ATGAGCTTCGAACCCCTTTTCGCCGACGGCGGCGCGCGCCTGCAGCGCCGCATCCTCGCGCTGTTCGGGCAGCTCGCGCCGAACGAAGGCTATACGCACGCCGCGATCGACGGCGTGCGCTTCATTCGCTCGAACCGGCCCGTGCCGCGGATGCCGGTGCTGTACGACCCGAGCATCGTCGTCGTGTGCCAGGGGCGCAAGCGCGGCTATGTCGGCGAGCAGAGCTTCGTCTACGACGCCCAGCAGTACCTCGTGCTGTCGGTGCCGCTGCCGTTCGAATGCGAGACGTTCGCGACGCCGGACGAGCCGTTTCTCGCCATTTCGATTCGCATCGATCTCGCGGTGATCGCCGAGCTCGCGATCCTGCTCGACGAGACGCACGGCGCGTCGGTCAGCGAGCCGCGCGGCATCTATTCGACGCCGCTCGACGCGCCGCTCGCGGACGCGGTGCTGCGCCTGCTCGAGGCGCTTGCGTCGCCCGCCGATACGCGCGTGCTCGGCCCGGCGATCATGCGCGAGATCGGCTATCGCGTGCTGACGGGCGCGCAGGGCGACGCGATTCGCGCGGCGCTCGCGCAGCAGCACCATTTCGGGCGCGTCGCGCGGGCGCTGCGGCGCATCCATGCGGACCTGAGCGGCGAGCTCGACGTCGAGACGCTCGCGAGCGAGGCGGGGATGAGCCTTGCCGTGTTCCATGCGCAGTTCAAGAGCGTGACGGCGACCTCGCCGATGCAGTACGTGAAGGCGACGCGGCTCCATCATGCGCGGCTGATGATGGTGCAGGACGGGCTGAATGCGGGAGCGGCGGCGGCGCGGGTCGGCTATGCGAGCGCGTCGCAGTTCAGTCGGGAGTTCAAGCGGCTGTTCGGGCGCAGTCCGAGCGACGAAGTGCGCTGGGTGCAGGCGGGCGGCCGGCAGCCGGTCGCGCTCGAAGCGGGAGAGTGA
- a CDS encoding M48 family metallopeptidase encodes MQAKLRVARAALTFVGGVAGPALGFELCMAEPMLVADNGAPPVPSAPAVVTPAAPAAAPAAGNPQPYALGDQQVRYGNAIVFRSLIPSPLLEQLTDNEYRQTVQDAAQRKRLLPPNNARVKRLRTIVMRLAPYAVKWSERVKGWNWEIEVLRSRSIRAFCLPGGKVLVDSGLLERLRLTDDELGVLFAHEIAHALREHARSSLGEQQAASLGTGATPLPPLFGLSEPLPAPLGVVERFASVCYDPTDETEADVIGGDIAARAGFDPRAAITLWDKLAVATRADKDNGFIHAHPYDTRRRNDLRKRLADLMPLYRKALVKNGDARANAAGAAAGAKQRGAATANR; translated from the coding sequence GTGCAGGCTAAGCTGCGCGTCGCCCGCGCCGCGCTCACGTTCGTGGGCGGCGTCGCGGGCCCGGCGCTCGGGTTCGAGCTGTGCATGGCCGAGCCGATGCTCGTCGCCGACAACGGCGCGCCGCCGGTGCCGAGCGCGCCCGCCGTCGTCACTCCGGCGGCGCCGGCCGCGGCCCCCGCCGCCGGCAATCCGCAGCCGTACGCGCTCGGCGATCAGCAGGTGCGCTACGGCAACGCGATCGTGTTCCGCAGCCTGATTCCGTCGCCGCTCCTCGAACAGCTGACCGACAACGAATACCGGCAGACCGTGCAGGACGCCGCGCAGCGCAAGCGCCTGCTGCCGCCGAACAACGCGCGCGTGAAGCGGCTGCGCACGATCGTCATGCGGCTCGCGCCGTATGCGGTCAAGTGGAGCGAGCGCGTGAAGGGCTGGAACTGGGAAATCGAGGTGCTGCGCTCGCGTTCGATCCGCGCGTTCTGCCTGCCGGGCGGCAAGGTGCTCGTCGACAGCGGGCTGCTCGAGCGGCTGCGCCTCACCGACGACGAGCTCGGCGTGCTGTTCGCGCACGAGATCGCGCACGCGCTGCGCGAGCACGCGCGCTCGAGCCTCGGCGAGCAGCAGGCCGCGTCGCTCGGCACCGGCGCGACGCCGCTGCCGCCGCTCTTCGGGCTGTCGGAGCCGCTGCCCGCGCCGCTTGGCGTCGTCGAGCGCTTCGCGTCGGTCTGCTACGATCCGACCGACGAAACCGAGGCCGACGTGATCGGCGGCGACATCGCCGCGCGCGCCGGCTTCGATCCGCGCGCGGCGATCACGCTGTGGGACAAGCTCGCGGTCGCGACACGCGCCGACAAGGACAACGGTTTCATCCATGCGCATCCGTACGACACGCGGCGCCGCAACGATCTGCGCAAGCGCCTCGCCGACCTGATGCCGCTCTATCGGAAGGCGCTCGTCAAAAACGGCGACGCGCGCGCGAACGCCGCGGGCGCCGCGGCCGGCGCGAAGCAGCGCGGCGCCGCGACGGCGAATCGGTGA
- a CDS encoding AmpG family muropeptide MFS transporter, whose amino-acid sequence MTKPPHDAPALNAHEDHPGWRAFLNTHMLICVFLGFTSGLPLFTLVYLVQAWLRSEGVNLKEIGLFALIQFPYTWKFLWAPLMDRFIPRLPGWRPGRRRGWMFVTQLLVAGAIAALGFVSPRESIWTVAALTTLVAFFGASADIVIDAYRRELLRDTEQGLGNAVHVNAYKVAALIPGSLSLILSDHLPWDAVFALTAAFMLPGILMTLVVREPDVHGAPPKNLSEAVIMPFREFIGRDGWRGALLVLGFIFLYKLGDTMATTLSTSFFLDLGFNKTQIGVIAKTTAFWASLAGGIIGGVWLVKIGIARGLWIFGVLQIVSTLGFAWLAKAGPAPVLMAAIYGFETFSTGLTLAAFTAYIASTTDPRYTATQFALFTSLASVPRTLASASSGFIVAQIGWFDYFLVCAALGIPGMLLLFKIAPWNGSMSGNEAARAG is encoded by the coding sequence ATGACCAAACCGCCGCACGACGCGCCCGCCCTCAACGCCCACGAGGACCATCCGGGCTGGCGCGCGTTTCTGAACACGCACATGCTGATCTGCGTCTTTCTCGGCTTCACGTCGGGACTGCCGCTCTTCACGCTCGTCTACCTGGTGCAGGCCTGGCTGCGCTCGGAAGGCGTGAATCTGAAGGAAATCGGCCTCTTCGCGCTCATTCAGTTTCCCTATACGTGGAAGTTCCTGTGGGCGCCGCTGATGGACCGCTTCATCCCGCGCCTGCCCGGCTGGCGGCCGGGGCGGCGGCGCGGCTGGATGTTCGTCACGCAGTTGCTCGTCGCGGGCGCGATCGCCGCGCTCGGCTTCGTGTCGCCGCGCGAATCGATCTGGACGGTCGCCGCGCTGACGACGCTCGTCGCGTTCTTCGGCGCGAGCGCCGACATCGTGATCGACGCATACCGCCGCGAGCTGCTGCGCGACACCGAGCAGGGCCTCGGCAACGCGGTGCACGTGAACGCGTACAAGGTCGCCGCGCTGATTCCCGGCTCGCTGTCGCTGATCCTGTCCGACCATCTGCCGTGGGACGCCGTGTTCGCGCTCACCGCCGCGTTCATGCTGCCCGGCATCCTGATGACGCTCGTCGTGCGCGAGCCGGACGTGCACGGCGCGCCGCCGAAGAACCTGTCGGAAGCGGTGATCATGCCGTTTCGCGAATTCATCGGCCGCGACGGCTGGCGCGGCGCGCTGCTCGTGCTCGGCTTCATCTTCCTCTACAAGCTCGGCGACACGATGGCGACGACGCTTTCGACGTCGTTCTTTCTCGATCTCGGCTTCAACAAGACGCAGATCGGCGTGATCGCGAAGACGACCGCGTTCTGGGCGAGCCTCGCGGGCGGCATCATCGGCGGCGTGTGGCTCGTGAAGATTGGCATCGCGCGCGGGCTATGGATCTTCGGGGTCCTGCAGATCGTGTCGACGCTCGGCTTCGCGTGGCTCGCGAAGGCGGGCCCGGCCCCGGTGCTGATGGCCGCCATCTACGGCTTCGAGACGTTCTCGACGGGCCTCACGCTCGCCGCGTTCACCGCATACATCGCGAGCACGACGGACCCGCGCTATACCGCGACGCAGTTCGCGCTCTTCACGAGCCTCGCGTCGGTGCCGCGCACGCTCGCGTCGGCGTCAAGCGGCTTCATCGTGGCGCAGATCGGCTGGTTCGACTATTTCCTCGTCTGTGCGGCGCTCGGCATTCCCGGGATGCTGCTGCTGTTCAAGATCGCGCCGTGGAACGGCAGCATGTCAGGCAACGAGGCCGCCCGTGCAGGCTAA
- the metW gene encoding methionine biosynthesis protein MetW has product MNQQALNTLSARADFRAIARWVEPRSTVLDLGCGDGSLLSLLTEELEVSGYGVEINDAGVLASVKNGINVIQQNLEDGLRLFEDHSFDFAILSQTLQTIHQTAAILRETARVGRECIVSFPNFGYWAHRLSVLRGRMPVSKSLPYQWHNTPNVRVLTIKDFEALAPEVGVAILDRVVLHEGQPIRWGVNWRGSLAVYRVKRRQP; this is encoded by the coding sequence ATGAACCAACAGGCGCTGAACACGCTGTCCGCGCGCGCGGACTTTCGCGCGATCGCGCGCTGGGTCGAGCCGCGCTCGACGGTGCTCGATCTCGGTTGCGGCGACGGCTCGCTGCTGTCGCTGTTGACCGAGGAGCTCGAAGTGTCCGGCTACGGCGTCGAGATCAACGATGCGGGCGTGCTCGCGAGCGTGAAGAACGGCATCAACGTGATCCAGCAGAATCTGGAGGACGGCCTGCGCCTGTTCGAGGATCACAGCTTCGATTTCGCGATCCTGTCGCAAACGCTGCAGACGATCCACCAGACGGCCGCGATCCTGCGCGAAACCGCGCGCGTCGGGCGCGAATGCATCGTGTCGTTCCCGAACTTCGGCTATTGGGCGCACCGGCTGTCGGTGCTGCGAGGCCGGATGCCGGTATCGAAATCGCTGCCCTATCAGTGGCACAACACGCCGAACGTGCGGGTGCTGACAATCAAGGATTTCGAAGCGCTCGCGCCCGAAGTCGGCGTGGCGATTCTCGACCGAGTGGTGCTGCACGAAGGGCAACCGATTCGATGGGGAGTGAACTGGCGTGGTAGTCTTGCGGTCTACCGCGTCAAGCGGAGACAACCCTAG
- the metX gene encoding homoserine O-succinyltransferase MetX, whose protein sequence is MESIGVVAPHTMHFAEPLRLQSGSVLGNYQLVVETYGELNAARSNAVLVCHALNASHHVAGVYADDPRSTGWWDNMVGPGKPLDTNRFFVIGVNNLGSCFGSTGPMSIDPATGTPYGARFPVVTVEDWVHAQARVADAFGIERFAAVMGGSLGGMQALAWSLLYPERVAHCIDIASTPKLSAQNIAFNEVARSAILSDPDFHGGDYYAHGVKPRRGLRVARMIGHITYLSDDDMAEKFGRALRRADGALDAYNFNFDVEFEVESYLRYQGDKFADYFDANTYLLITRALDYFDPAKAFNGDLSAALAHTKAKYLIASFMTDWRFAPARSREIVKALLDNRRSVSYAEIDAPHGHDAFLLDDARYHNLVRAYYERIAEEVGA, encoded by the coding sequence ATGGAATCGATCGGCGTCGTCGCTCCACACACCATGCATTTCGCCGAACCGCTGCGCCTGCAAAGCGGCAGCGTGCTCGGCAACTATCAGCTCGTCGTCGAGACCTACGGCGAGCTCAACGCCGCGCGCTCGAACGCGGTGCTCGTCTGTCACGCGCTCAACGCGTCGCATCACGTCGCGGGCGTCTACGCGGACGATCCGCGCAGCACCGGCTGGTGGGACAACATGGTCGGGCCCGGCAAGCCGCTCGACACGAACCGCTTCTTCGTGATCGGCGTGAACAATCTCGGCTCGTGTTTCGGCTCGACGGGGCCGATGAGCATCGATCCCGCAACGGGCACGCCGTACGGCGCGCGCTTTCCGGTCGTGACGGTCGAGGATTGGGTGCATGCGCAGGCGCGCGTCGCCGACGCGTTCGGCATCGAACGCTTCGCCGCGGTGATGGGCGGCAGCCTCGGCGGGATGCAGGCGCTCGCGTGGAGCCTGCTGTATCCGGAGCGGGTCGCGCACTGCATCGACATCGCGTCGACGCCCAAGCTCTCCGCGCAGAACATCGCGTTCAACGAAGTCGCACGCTCGGCGATCCTGTCGGACCCCGATTTCCACGGCGGCGACTACTACGCGCACGGCGTGAAGCCGCGGCGCGGCCTGCGCGTCGCGCGGATGATCGGCCACATCACGTATCTGTCGGACGACGACATGGCCGAGAAATTCGGCCGCGCGCTGCGCCGCGCGGACGGCGCGCTCGACGCGTACAACTTCAATTTCGACGTCGAGTTCGAAGTCGAGTCGTACCTGCGCTACCAGGGCGACAAGTTCGCCGACTACTTCGACGCGAACACGTACCTGCTGATCACCCGCGCGCTCGATTACTTCGATCCGGCGAAGGCGTTCAACGGCGACCTGAGCGCGGCGCTCGCGCATACGAAGGCGAAGTATCTGATCGCGAGCTTCATGACCGACTGGCGCTTCGCTCCCGCGCGTTCGCGCGAGATCGTGAAGGCGCTGCTCGACAACCGGCGCTCGGTATCGTACGCGGAGATCGACGCGCCGCACGGGCACGACGCGTTCCTGCTCGACGACGCGCGCTACCACAACCTGGTGCGCGCCTATTACGAACGGATTGCCGAGGAGGTGGGCGCATGA
- the slmA gene encoding nucleoid occlusion factor SlmA codes for MQPTHPHDPAVTAAAENERSAATASRTRPKPGERRVHILQTLASMLESPKSEKITTAALAARLDVSEAALYRHFSSKAQMFEGLIEFIEETFFGLVNQIAANEPNGVLQARSIALMLLNFSAKNPGMTRVLTGEALVGEHERLAERVNQMLERVEASIKQCLRVALLEAQAHAAGGAPPPVPLPDDYDPALRASLVISYVLGRWHRYAKSGFTKAPGEHADAQLRLILQ; via the coding sequence ATGCAGCCGACTCACCCGCATGACCCGGCAGTAACCGCAGCCGCGGAAAACGAACGCAGCGCCGCCACCGCGAGCCGCACGCGCCCGAAGCCGGGCGAGCGCCGCGTGCATATCCTGCAGACGCTCGCGTCGATGCTCGAATCGCCGAAGAGCGAGAAGATCACGACGGCGGCGCTCGCCGCCCGCCTCGACGTGTCGGAGGCCGCGCTGTACCGGCATTTCTCGAGCAAGGCCCAGATGTTCGAAGGCCTGATCGAATTCATCGAGGAAACGTTCTTCGGGCTCGTCAACCAGATCGCCGCGAACGAGCCGAACGGCGTGCTGCAGGCGCGCTCGATCGCGTTGATGCTGCTCAATTTCTCCGCGAAGAATCCCGGCATGACGCGCGTGCTGACGGGCGAGGCGCTCGTCGGCGAACACGAGCGCCTCGCCGAGCGCGTCAATCAGATGCTCGAGCGGGTCGAGGCGTCGATCAAGCAATGCCTGCGCGTCGCGCTCCTCGAAGCCCAAGCGCATGCGGCCGGCGGCGCGCCGCCGCCCGTTCCGCTGCCGGACGACTACGATCCGGCGCTGCGCGCGAGCCTCGTCATCAGCTACGTGCTCGGCCGCTGGCACCGCTATGCGAAGAGCGGCTTCACGAAGGCGCCCGGCGAGCACGCCGACGCGCAGCTGCGGCTGATCCTGCAGTAA
- a CDS encoding pyrimidine 5'-nucleotidase: MSARRQPRRPASPAASEQAPERPRRRRARPQAGGPVWLFDLDNTLHHASHAIFPAINRAMTQYIIDTLKVERAHADHLRTHYTRRYGAALLGLARHHPIDPHDFLKVVHTFADLPSMVRAERGLARLVAALPGRKIVLTNAPETYARAVLRELKIDRLFERVIAIEQMRDRRAWRAKPDATMLRRAMRAAHARLPDAILVEDTRGHLKRYKRLGIRTVWITGHLPGHLPSYGRPHYVDRRIGSLKSLRLGTRSGRRKCSRLTRMTRQ; the protein is encoded by the coding sequence TTGAGCGCGCGCCGCCAGCCGCGCCGCCCCGCCTCGCCTGCGGCGAGCGAGCAGGCGCCCGAGCGACCGCGCAGGCGGCGCGCCCGCCCTCAGGCGGGCGGCCCCGTCTGGCTCTTCGATCTCGACAACACGCTGCACCACGCGTCGCATGCGATCTTCCCGGCGATCAACCGGGCGATGACGCAGTACATCATCGATACGCTGAAAGTCGAGCGCGCGCACGCCGATCATCTGCGCACCCACTACACGCGCCGCTACGGCGCGGCGCTCCTCGGCCTCGCGCGCCATCACCCGATCGATCCGCACGATTTCCTGAAGGTCGTCCACACGTTCGCCGACCTGCCGTCGATGGTGCGCGCCGAGCGCGGGCTCGCGCGGCTCGTCGCCGCGCTGCCCGGCCGCAAGATCGTGCTGACGAACGCCCCCGAAACCTATGCGCGCGCGGTGCTGCGCGAGCTGAAGATCGACCGCCTGTTCGAGCGCGTGATCGCGATCGAGCAGATGCGCGATCGCCGCGCATGGCGCGCGAAGCCCGACGCCACGATGCTGCGCCGGGCGATGCGCGCGGCGCACGCGCGCCTGCCGGACGCCATCCTCGTCGAGGATACGCGCGGCCACCTGAAGCGCTACAAGCGGCTCGGCATCCGCACCGTCTGGATCACCGGGCACCTGCCCGGCCATCTGCCAAGCTACGGACGACCGCACTATGTCGATCGTCGCATTGGTTCGCTAAAATCGCTGCGATTGGGCACTCGATCGGGGCGACGAAAATGCAGCCGACTCACCCGCATGACCCGGCAGTAA